From the genome of Populus alba chromosome 10, ASM523922v2, whole genome shotgun sequence, one region includes:
- the LOC118034508 gene encoding heavy metal-associated isoprenylated plant protein 35 produces MAATTSVQEVPKALKCKTWVLKVSIHCQGCKRKVRKVLQSIDGVYTTSIDSQQQRVTVTGNIEAGTLIKKLMKTGKHAEIWPEKVATKEKESGKAKGMHSTNDHNQNDSGSKKSVRFSVEGLGEETKKGKKPPENSTAGEELPGGNNKGSIPEGGGADSACKKKKKKGQKGNDGSNVTGGSGSPSSGTSAGSEYQTHDVGMNQVMGPSDLNPTRQHSIPWPLGYSSPQVYASSCNMAYPYGSPAPFNYHVAPAPYTNANQTTQVDSFNIFSDENVNGCSIM; encoded by the exons ATGGCTGCAACAACGTCCGTTCAAGAAGTCCCTAAAGCTCTGAAATGCAAG ACATGGGTTTTGAAAGTATCTATCCACTGCCAAGGTTGCAAGAGAAAAGTCAGGAAAGTCTTACAAAGCATCGATG GTGTTTATACAACAAGCATTGATTCGCAGCAACAAAGAGTCACAGTTACTGGCAACATTGAAGCAGGGACCTTAATCAAGAAACTCATGAAAACAGGCAAACATGCAGAGATATGGCCTGAAAAGGTTGCTACAAAGGAGAAAGAATCAGGCAAAGCAAAAGGCATGCACAGCACAAATGACCACAATCAGAATGATAGTGGCAGCAAAAAATCTGTGAGATTCTCTGTGGAGGGACTAGGTGAGGAGACCAAAAAGGGCAAGAAGCCACCGGAGAATTCCACCGCCGGAGAGGAGTTGCCGGGAGGAAATAACAAGGGCAGTATACCTGAGGGTGGTGGGGCAGACAGTGCatgtaaaaagaagaaaaagaaagggcagAAAGGTAATGATGGCAGCAATGTTACGGGGGGCTCAGGCTCACCATCTTCTGGTACATCTGCAGGCAGTGAATATCAAACTCATGATGTGGGGATGAATCAAGTTATGGGCCCGAGTGATCTCAATCCTACACGTCAGCATTCGATTCCATGGCCACTAGGTTACTCCAGTCCTCAAGTGTATGCATCAAGTTGTAATATGGCATATCCTTATGGAAGTCCTGCTCCTTTTAATTATCATGTTGCTCCAGCACCATATACAAATGCAAATCAAACAACACAGGTGGACTCTTTCAACATTTTCAGTGATGAAAATGTCAATGGATGTTCCATCATGTAA
- the LOC118034510 gene encoding uncharacterized protein, whose translation MANSDSSTATLSAPLPLARKKENVTPIGSKIAELNDSRTELLNRVQGLKQDLQSWRSKLDTQVKIYRDELSELKKSLNVEVVQLRTEFQELKNTLQQQQEDVTASLRNLGLQDSAGDGAQEAQEPKVDVEDQEVHSSAEEDVEKKDEN comes from the exons ATGGCCAACTCCGATTCTTCCACTGCCACTCTCTCTGCTCCTCTTCCTCTCGCTCGT AAGAAAGAGAACGTAACTCCGATCGGTTCAAAGATCGCT gaATTAAATGATTCCAGGACTGAGCTTCTTAATAGAGTCCAAGGCTTAAagcag GATTTGCAAAGCTGGAGATCGAAGCTCGACACTCAAGTTAAAATCTATCGCGAt GAGTTGTCGGAATTGAAGAAGTCATTGAATGTCGAGGTTGTTCAACTTCGAACA GAATTCCAAGAACTGAAGAACACACTGcagcaacaacaagaagatGTTACTGCTAGCCTTCGAAATTTGGGG CTTCAGGACAGTGCAGGTGATGGTGCTCAAGAGGCACAAGAACCCAAGGTTGATGTAGAAGATCAGGAAGTGCATTCTTCAGCTGAAGAGGATGTCGAGAAGAAGGAtgaaaattaa